The Vicia villosa cultivar HV-30 ecotype Madison, WI linkage group LG1, Vvil1.0, whole genome shotgun sequence genome includes a region encoding these proteins:
- the LOC131644740 gene encoding uncharacterized protein LOC131644740 encodes MYFGLIGDGQPIGCYEDMWILNQPFFNPHSIHDAIPVSTIENPSFYDSTSSTSSSSSSSSDEDSRRESSKSRAKYEDEHARLLHASLTHVMKLGWTEAALIAGAKDVGLSPSIVGSLSRKEAALVEVHFHLYLSF; translated from the exons ATGTACTTCGGTCTCATCGGTGATGGTCAACCTATTGGATGCTACGAAGACATGTGGATTTTG AATCAACCTTTTTTTAATCCACACTCTATCCATGACGCAATACCCGTTTCCACCATCGAAAACCCTAGCTTCTATGATTCCACttcttcaacatcatcatcatcatcatcatcatcagatgAAGATTCACGGCGCGAGAGTTCGAAATCGAGAGCCAAGTACGAGGACGAACATGCTCGTTTGCTTCACGCCTCACTCACTCATGTG ATGAAGCTGGGATGGACAGAAGCTGCGTTAATTGCTGGAGCGAAGGATGTTGGTCTTTCTCCTTCTATTGTTGGATCTTTGTCAAGGAAGGAAGCTGCATTGGTTGAGGTACATTTCCATCTCTATCTTAGTTTTTAG